Within Caldanaerovirga acetigignens, the genomic segment CCTAAATTCTTACATCCCTGGCTTGAAGTAAAGTCGGCTCAGGGGCTATTTTTTGCAGGGCAAATAACCGGAGTGGAAGGGTATATAGAATCGGCGGCATCCGGAATAGTAGCAGGAATTAACATGGTTCGGCGTATTAAAGGTGAAGGTCCCATTTCTTTTCCTTTGGAGACTGTGATAGGGTCGCTTTGTAATTATGTTGCTACTGCCGATCCCAGAAATTTTCAGCCGATGAAAGCTAATTTCGGTTTGCTCCCTCCGCTTGACTGGAGAATAAAGTCAAAAAAGGAGAGAAATCAGCTTTTAGCGGAGCGTTCCATAGAGTTGCTAAGGAAGTTTATAGAAGCTAATAAATTAAAAATTTAACTATGGTCATAATTTCAAAAAAATTTAACATATAATTTAAAAATAATTTAGAATTTAATCTTGCATAAAATCAAAGGTTGTGGTAGTATATTAGTTGTTCGCTGCGAGGTTGATAGGCCATGGAATACGAGGTGGTAGACAGTTTTTTAAATTACATAAAAGCAGCCAAGAACCAATCGGAGAATACCCTGAAAGCCTATGCCAATGACTTGGGACAGTTTATAGAATATTTGGAACAGAATAAAATGTCCGAAACAAAGAGTTTGAAGAATATAACTCACCTGGATATAAGAGGTTTTCTGGCCTATTTAAAGGAAAAAGGGGTTGCAAAAAAAAGCATAACCAGAAAACTTTCAGCTTTAAGAAGCTTTTTTAAATATCTCACTAAAGAAGGAATAATATCGGAAGATCCTACCAAAATGGTGCAAGGAATGAAGCTCCCCAAGAAATTGCCGCTGTTTTTATATCCCGCAGAAATAGAAGCGCTGCTTTCAGCTCCGAACAAGGATGTGCTGGGGATACGCGATAGAGCTATCATGGAGCTTTTATATGCCACCGGTGTGAGGGTAAGTGAGCTCGTATCGATAAAGTTGAGAGATGTAAATATGGGTGCCAATTTCATAATTGTATACGGCAAAGGTTCCCGTGAGAGAATAGTGTTTTTCGGGACGAAGGCAGCGAAAAGTCTGGAAGAATATTTAAAAAAAAGCAGGCCTTACCTTGTAAAAAATTTAAGCTGCGAATATCTTTTTCTTAATAAAAACGGGACTAAGTTAACGGATAGAAGCGTGAGGAGAATTATAGATAAATATGTAAAGGAATTGTCTATGAAAAAAAATATTAGCCCTCACACTTTTAGGCATACATTTGCTACTCACATGTTGAACAATGGAGCAGATCTTAAAACTGTGCAGGAGCTATTGGGGCATGTGAGCTTATCCACAACACAGCTTTATACTCATCTGACAAAAGAAAGACTAAAGGAAATATACGATAAGGTTTTTCCCCGCGCAAAAAAAAAGGAGGATAGCTGATGTTTTCAGCAACTACAATAGTAGCCTTAGTAAATCAAAAGGGTGCTGCAATGGCAGGAGACGGGCAAGTTACTTTTGGGCAAAACACTATAATGAAACATCATGCTAAAAAAGTTAGGAAAATATATAATGGCCAAGTGCTTGCGGGCTTTGCTGGTTCAGTGGCTGATGCGGTAACCCTTTTTGAGAAATTTGAGTCAAAACTTGAGGAATTTCATGGCAATCTCGTAAGGGCTGCCGTGGAGTTAGCGAAAG encodes:
- the xerC gene encoding tyrosine recombinase XerC codes for the protein MEYEVVDSFLNYIKAAKNQSENTLKAYANDLGQFIEYLEQNKMSETKSLKNITHLDIRGFLAYLKEKGVAKKSITRKLSALRSFFKYLTKEGIISEDPTKMVQGMKLPKKLPLFLYPAEIEALLSAPNKDVLGIRDRAIMELLYATGVRVSELVSIKLRDVNMGANFIIVYGKGSRERIVFFGTKAAKSLEEYLKKSRPYLVKNLSCEYLFLNKNGTKLTDRSVRRIIDKYVKELSMKKNISPHTFRHTFATHMLNNGADLKTVQELLGHVSLSTTQLYTHLTKERLKEIYDKVFPRAKKKEDS